A genomic stretch from Fodinibius salinus includes:
- a CDS encoding helix-turn-helix transcriptional regulator, translated as MEKKSGETLQDNVRYLLEKYYDGNVSEMQRETGVNRSVISELKNGGKTEVNSSTLIRFAQSGINLNWLLTGEGAPFTVNEMADISEELKEKQLLDNRMKEIKKLVGDIEDQLSEQPHLRLDPDVQSALLELLKKAVR; from the coding sequence TTGGAGAAAAAATCTGGCGAAACATTACAAGATAATGTTCGGTACCTGCTTGAGAAGTATTACGATGGAAATGTGTCTGAAATGCAGCGGGAAACGGGAGTAAATCGGTCTGTGATTTCAGAATTAAAAAATGGAGGGAAGACGGAAGTAAACAGCTCCACGCTAATACGGTTTGCACAATCAGGGATAAATCTTAATTGGCTATTAACGGGAGAGGGCGCACCATTTACCGTTAATGAAATGGCCGATATTAGCGAAGAGCTGAAAGAAAAGCAGTTGCTTGATAACCGCATGAAAGAGATTAAGAAGCTTGTAGGTGATATCGAAGATCAGCTATCCGAGCAACCGCACCTGCGGCTTGATCCGGATGTTCAGAGTGCACTTCTTGAACTACTGAAGAAAGCTGTTCGATAA
- a CDS encoding TIGR02391 family protein, translated as MTENQNKELAGIQYVGISGGTNDCKEAVLRIIQSNTSINHVWILSNDNHHALLLDIGVGDFLAVKSGFASDYRGGGATAFSFILALLDKLEIDVSEISVSEDFLSRLDASALTKDDIERIEKSESAQAVNWGDYVLKEHLDLDLNKTLNQKIAPILPLGLIEPRLLDLASKFRESPNEQIFQGYKRLEDVVRERTGIEEHGSKLFSKSFLEEDSVLYWPDINTAEQKGRAQIFVGVYMAFRNPKAHREQRQSLSDQISEFLLLNKLFQLEAESDLRKNND; from the coding sequence ATGACAGAGAACCAAAATAAGGAGCTTGCTGGTATCCAATATGTTGGTATCTCAGGTGGTACTAATGATTGTAAAGAAGCAGTACTTCGAATAATTCAATCTAACACATCCATAAATCATGTTTGGATTCTTTCAAATGATAACCATCATGCTTTATTACTTGATATAGGAGTTGGTGATTTCCTTGCTGTAAAATCTGGATTTGCATCGGATTATAGGGGCGGAGGTGCAACCGCATTTTCATTTATACTTGCCTTACTTGACAAGCTAGAAATCGATGTATCAGAAATATCTGTAAGTGAGGACTTTCTTTCTAGACTTGATGCTTCTGCTCTCACTAAAGATGATATAGAGCGTATTGAAAAATCAGAATCAGCTCAAGCTGTAAACTGGGGAGACTATGTCTTAAAAGAACATTTAGATTTGGATTTAAATAAAACGCTGAATCAGAAAATAGCCCCAATACTTCCATTGGGTTTAATCGAACCGCGTTTATTAGACTTAGCCAGTAAATTTAGGGAATCGCCAAATGAGCAGATTTTCCAAGGATATAAAAGACTGGAAGATGTAGTTCGTGAGCGTACTGGAATAGAAGAACATGGATCTAAGTTATTTTCAAAATCATTTCTTGAAGAAGATTCGGTGTTGTACTGGCCAGATATTAATACTGCTGAACAAAAAGGCAGGGCACAGATTTTTGTGGGTGTGTACATGGCATTTCGTAATCCTAAAGCTCATCGTGAGCAGCGACAATCTTTAAGTGATCAAATTTCTGAATTTTTACTTTTAAATAAACTTTTCCAGCTCGAAGCAGAGTCAGATTTGCGTAAAAATAACGATTAA
- a CDS encoding DUF6602 domain-containing protein: MDYFESITLELESLKSRVNNFIEGQHHQSDGEWKESVLRAILKRYLPDNIGVGRGFFVSNNEEPKDDDSQYVSSSQIDILIYDASKPVLFQDGDFVIVTPDLVKGIIEVKSTIGTENYQRIIERLEKNSKLHRKVAGRRAFLGLFSYEVGRLPDENYLLQKLQMNSKHFSSIGVNSASIGRDLFIRYWETKPLEPQKPHEKWHLYQLRNKAQAYFIHNVIEFLFPESVLRNNEVWYPKRGKESYKIGEIENINE, encoded by the coding sequence ATGGACTACTTTGAATCGATTACTTTAGAATTAGAATCACTAAAATCTAGGGTAAATAATTTCATCGAAGGCCAGCATCATCAATCTGATGGAGAATGGAAAGAAAGTGTCCTCCGAGCAATTTTAAAAAGGTATTTACCTGATAATATTGGTGTAGGTAGAGGTTTTTTTGTCAGCAATAATGAAGAACCGAAAGATGATGATTCTCAATACGTCAGTTCATCTCAAATCGACATACTTATTTATGATGCCTCAAAACCTGTATTATTTCAGGACGGTGATTTTGTAATTGTTACTCCTGATTTAGTTAAAGGCATAATTGAGGTGAAGAGTACAATAGGCACTGAAAATTATCAGAGAATTATTGAACGGCTTGAAAAGAATTCAAAGTTACACCGAAAGGTAGCAGGCCGAAGAGCTTTTCTTGGTCTATTTTCATATGAAGTGGGAAGATTACCAGATGAAAATTATTTACTCCAAAAGTTACAAATGAACTCTAAGCATTTTTCGAGCATCGGAGTAAATTCAGCATCTATTGGTAGAGATTTATTCATCCGTTATTGGGAAACAAAACCACTTGAACCCCAAAAACCGCATGAAAAGTGGCATTTATATCAACTAAGAAATAAAGCCCAAGCCTATTTTATTCACAATGTGATTGAGTTTTTATTTCCTGAATCAGTACTCCGGAATAATGAAGTTTGGTATCCCAAAAGAGGAAAAGAGTCTTACAAGATTGGAGAAATTGAGAATATTAATGAGTAA
- a CDS encoding DUF2971 domain-containing protein, with protein sequence MTKRKWQKHFIRDVFSLKSGSHDSFSKIVFKNPELVKSKDNKIPDTLFKFYAPTSSNILDVRKRRLWLSHPNSFNDPFDSHVGVDYKNYEKHLLLKHIDKTGFIAKSDGFSKKDYRRIADSKPGIYPHALSENEEYSSVISKMRRKSDDFKKEITKIRRRSKKEVSKKIDKIRETNIRVASFANLQSKNYPPARNDLERMIQMWAHYSDNHKGFCVEYDISSLKPANFFKMYENKNGYESYSSENNINLLILAGLFPIIYSSNRVNIPRTKLEKLTIDKDGNLINKVGIDEILYKAFITKSTKWSYEKEWRIILDGRISNYFNNKIPFPFIKHIYLGSRMKPKVIDDLIEIADELNVEVTLMDLNEKKFTLEHQNINSYKWDKEKSSWHNPLL encoded by the coding sequence ATGACAAAACGTAAATGGCAAAAACATTTTATCAGAGATGTTTTTTCTTTAAAAAGTGGATCCCATGATTCCTTTTCTAAAATAGTATTTAAAAATCCAGAACTGGTTAAATCAAAGGATAATAAAATTCCAGATACTCTATTCAAGTTTTATGCCCCAACTTCGAGTAACATACTTGATGTAAGAAAAAGGCGACTTTGGTTATCTCACCCAAACTCATTCAACGATCCTTTTGATAGCCACGTAGGGGTAGATTATAAAAACTATGAAAAACATTTATTATTAAAACATATTGACAAAACTGGATTTATAGCAAAGTCTGATGGTTTTTCTAAAAAAGATTATAGACGAATAGCTGATTCTAAACCAGGCATTTATCCTCACGCATTGAGTGAAAATGAAGAGTATTCGTCAGTAATCTCTAAAATGAGAAGGAAAAGCGATGATTTTAAAAAAGAAATAACCAAAATAAGGAGAAGGTCGAAAAAAGAAGTAAGTAAAAAAATTGACAAAATTCGTGAGACTAATATCAGAGTTGCCTCATTTGCGAACTTACAATCAAAGAATTATCCACCAGCTAGAAATGATTTGGAAAGAATGATTCAAATGTGGGCGCATTATTCAGATAATCACAAAGGATTCTGTGTTGAATATGATATATCTAGCTTAAAGCCCGCCAATTTTTTTAAAATGTATGAAAATAAAAACGGCTATGAGTCATATTCGTCTGAAAATAATATAAACCTTCTCATTCTTGCTGGTCTGTTCCCCATAATTTACTCCTCGAACCGAGTTAACATTCCAAGAACTAAGCTTGAAAAGCTAACTATTGATAAAGATGGAAATCTTATAAACAAGGTTGGTATAGATGAGATTTTGTATAAGGCTTTCATAACTAAATCTACTAAGTGGAGTTATGAAAAAGAATGGAGAATTATCTTAGATGGTCGTATCAGTAACTATTTTAATAATAAAATACCTTTTCCTTTTATAAAGCACATCTATCTGGGAAGCAGGATGAAACCTAAAGTTATTGATGATTTAATTGAGATTGCAGATGAATTGAATGTAGAAGTAACTTTAATGGATTTAAATGAAAAAAAGTTTACACTGGAACATCAGAATATTAACTCTTACAAGTGGGACAAGGAAAAATCGTCATGGCACAATCCATTATTATAA
- a CDS encoding DUF5677 domain-containing protein, whose product MKKEDLIKNLKEIVDLATKSISSQENIDNNATDLYIASFCSSIIQYTDAIVSLTKTDNLIAIPPILRSILEAYVELLNLCKHENYPYVLTSNHLKQKIKKLQVTFEEPDNPFLQYTIENYGDIGSKIKEYRKQKSNVDQHLSNFDIDITQIKDRFELAGIKDAYAGIYGQLCEDTHNEILRVESRHLIEKENSVEFSVLTNWNLEKISHHILTAVDILKSSLINTFHHLDFENLDDFLPEIEKREELINSYLN is encoded by the coding sequence ATGAAGAAAGAAGATCTCATCAAGAATTTAAAAGAAATCGTTGATTTAGCTACTAAATCGATATCAAGTCAAGAAAATATCGACAATAATGCTACCGACTTGTACATAGCATCTTTTTGTTCCTCAATTATCCAATATACAGATGCAATTGTAAGTTTAACTAAAACTGATAATCTAATTGCAATCCCACCAATATTGAGAAGTATACTGGAAGCTTACGTTGAACTTTTAAATTTATGTAAGCATGAAAATTACCCATATGTATTGACATCGAATCATTTGAAGCAAAAAATCAAGAAGTTACAAGTAACTTTTGAAGAGCCAGATAATCCTTTTTTGCAATATACAATTGAAAACTATGGCGATATCGGAAGTAAAATTAAAGAATATAGAAAACAGAAAAGTAACGTAGACCAACACTTATCAAACTTTGACATAGATATCACACAAATTAAGGATCGTTTCGAATTAGCAGGCATTAAAGATGCATATGCCGGAATTTATGGTCAGCTTTGTGAAGATACACATAATGAAATATTAAGAGTTGAAAGCCGACATTTGATTGAAAAAGAAAACAGTGTGGAATTCTCTGTTTTAACTAACTGGAATTTAGAAAAAATATCTCATCATATTCTGACAGCAGTAGATATTTTAAAATCATCTCTAATAAATACATTCCACCATTTAGACTTCGAGAATCTAGACGATTTTTTACCGGAAATTGAGAAACGAGAAGAACTAATTAATTCTTATTTAAACTAG
- a CDS encoding tyrosine-type recombinase/integrase: MKYFHNSYIFYWTDVTYDVTLLSNLNYSYEKNMASLRKRNNYYSIVFATRVDGDLIQKTYALGTKYKKIAEQKKHHYEKLYEAGEINPFADDWNLQEYEKMQELKGTSVVSPILNELQKKFLREKTNVTEKTKKTYKYIIRQFMEGVGYTMPVTRIDADDIRAFCLRDDLANASKKNYLKHLKVFFNWLVAEEYIETNPCDKIAVPKVRDNLVDKIIEEDDLDIIFKKFREYQLKHKKARNIQSSDQMQLWFKPLITLAFYTGMRRKEIIQLRWEHINLKEGFIRVTDTKNGSERTIPIFETLYWLLVAWKKLMGNPKKGLVFPSPKSTPDREIAMTGDNVSKRFKFYATEEAKLKDTVNFHGLRHSCATFMLRIGFNVIEVKNMLGHKSLEVTNRYVHLVAKDLMRSANRNGKMNYLNEA; encoded by the coding sequence ATGAAATATTTTCATAATTCATACATATTTTACTGGACTGATGTTACATATGATGTTACATTACTCTCCAACCTTAACTACTCATATGAAAAAAATATGGCCAGTCTAAGAAAACGCAACAACTACTACTCTATCGTTTTTGCCACGCGGGTTGATGGCGATCTCATTCAAAAAACCTATGCTCTTGGTACCAAGTACAAAAAGATAGCCGAGCAAAAGAAACACCACTACGAAAAGTTATATGAAGCTGGTGAAATCAATCCATTTGCTGATGACTGGAATCTTCAGGAGTATGAAAAAATGCAGGAGCTGAAAGGTACTTCTGTTGTAAGCCCCATCTTAAATGAACTGCAAAAGAAATTCTTAAGAGAAAAGACAAACGTAACTGAAAAAACAAAGAAAACTTATAAGTACATCATACGTCAATTTATGGAAGGAGTGGGCTACACAATGCCCGTCACAAGAATTGATGCAGATGATATTCGTGCGTTTTGCCTTCGAGATGACTTAGCCAATGCTTCAAAAAAGAATTACCTTAAACACCTGAAAGTATTCTTCAACTGGCTGGTAGCAGAAGAATACATAGAAACCAATCCCTGTGATAAAATTGCCGTGCCCAAAGTTCGAGATAATCTCGTCGATAAGATTATAGAAGAGGATGACCTTGATATAATTTTTAAAAAATTTAGAGAGTATCAGTTAAAACACAAAAAGGCTCGTAATATTCAATCCTCTGATCAAATGCAGCTTTGGTTTAAACCGCTAATAACACTGGCTTTTTATACTGGAATGCGGCGTAAAGAAATCATCCAGTTGCGGTGGGAGCATATCAACCTCAAAGAGGGATTTATCAGAGTTACAGATACTAAAAATGGTTCGGAGCGGACAATACCCATTTTTGAAACGTTATATTGGCTTTTAGTTGCCTGGAAAAAACTTATGGGCAATCCTAAAAAGGGATTAGTTTTCCCGAGTCCAAAATCAACTCCTGATCGAGAAATTGCAATGACGGGGGATAATGTCTCTAAACGTTTTAAATTTTACGCCACAGAGGAAGCTAAACTGAAAGACACTGTAAATTTTCATGGCCTCAGACATTCTTGCGCAACCTTCATGCTACGCATTGGCTTCAATGTAATTGAAGTTAAAAATATGCTTGGCCATAAAAGTCTTGAAGTAACCAATCGCTATGTTCACTTGGTTGCGAAAGATCTAATGCGTTCTGCTAACCGAAATGGTAAAATGAATTATCTGAATGAAGCATAA
- a CDS encoding toll/interleukin-1 receptor domain-containing protein translates to MNNNKPSIFISYSWNDSEKVDDIEEAFKKVGINITRDVNDLKYKDNLPSFMKSVREHDYCLLFISDAYLKSKNCLTELIEFSKENDFNERLLPIFDNVDIFDPESRIQYIEYWDNYSKKLQAQLNSTNPLKSSNEIDDAKQIEYISLSISDFLQLLTDTKLVSFKKCKNSNFKAIFEYLDIDKDHIKAQILEIDSLNDLDEKEAEIEKLYIKFPDNDLILYYKAYLESINRDNPKKAQILWKDYLERNPEDVLALGYLSFVYKNLKQPNEAVKTLSKALEIEPDNYVLHKNMGSLLFLVTRDFAFQKDYEKAIYHLEKAGIGNPDDHDTFYKLGEVYLQGLLAFDNALECYERSIMLKPDQLMPYIHSIAILTQKKRFKDAEEMIEKAKSYFPNNEKILTSEATFLIESKKDVSKGIDLFYEITEEFPKSFMTYIQLSKYLVELQNDYDSAISLLRRAKKIVDEKKYIDMYLQNLIKQK, encoded by the coding sequence TTGAATAATAACAAACCATCTATCTTTATATCATATTCTTGGAATGACTCTGAGAAAGTCGATGATATTGAAGAAGCCTTTAAAAAGGTAGGAATTAATATTACAAGAGATGTTAATGACCTGAAATACAAAGATAATCTTCCATCATTCATGAAGTCAGTACGTGAACATGATTATTGCTTATTATTTATTTCTGATGCTTACTTAAAATCAAAAAATTGTTTGACGGAGTTAATCGAGTTTTCCAAAGAAAATGACTTCAATGAAAGGTTACTACCAATCTTCGATAATGTTGACATTTTTGATCCAGAATCAAGGATACAATACATCGAATATTGGGATAATTATTCTAAGAAACTTCAAGCTCAACTCAATTCTACTAATCCCCTCAAATCTTCAAATGAAATAGATGATGCAAAACAAATTGAATATATATCCTTAAGTATTTCAGACTTTCTTCAATTGCTAACTGATACAAAGCTTGTCTCATTCAAAAAATGTAAGAATTCAAATTTCAAAGCAATTTTTGAATATCTAGATATAGACAAGGATCACATCAAAGCACAGATATTAGAAATAGATAGTTTAAATGACTTGGATGAAAAAGAGGCGGAAATCGAAAAGTTATACATCAAATTTCCCGACAATGATTTAATTCTTTACTACAAAGCCTATTTAGAAAGCATAAATAGAGACAATCCTAAAAAGGCTCAAATCCTCTGGAAAGACTATCTAGAAAGAAATCCTGAAGACGTTTTAGCGCTAGGTTATTTATCGTTTGTTTATAAAAATTTGAAACAACCAAATGAAGCGGTAAAAACACTTTCCAAAGCCCTAGAAATAGAACCTGATAATTATGTATTACATAAAAATATGGGTTCCCTTCTTTTTCTAGTTACGAGAGATTTCGCTTTTCAAAAAGATTACGAAAAAGCAATTTATCATTTAGAAAAAGCTGGTATTGGAAATCCGGATGATCATGACACATTTTATAAACTTGGTGAAGTATATCTACAAGGCTTATTAGCATTCGATAATGCTTTAGAATGTTACGAAAGATCAATTATGCTGAAACCTGACCAATTAATGCCTTATATACATTCTATCGCTATTCTAACTCAGAAAAAAAGATTTAAAGATGCAGAAGAGATGATTGAGAAAGCAAAATCATATTTCCCTAATAATGAAAAAATACTGACTTCTGAGGCCACGTTTCTAATTGAATCAAAAAAAGATGTTTCAAAAGGGATTGATCTTTTCTATGAGATTACAGAAGAATTTCCCAAATCTTTCATGACTTATATCCAATTGTCAAAATATTTGGTTGAGCTACAAAATGATTATGATTCTGCAATCAGTCTTTTAAGGAGAGCCAAAAAAATAGTTGATGAAAAAAAATATATTGATATGTATCTCCAAAACTTAATAAAGCAAAAATAA
- a CDS encoding DUF7149 domain-containing protein — MQLETKSLRKSINKAFLKETVDRSSFNNFKAELGQLLKNIDSAKKKDEHEEHFKNLLVPFLNEVGFDDYYINTSVRIDLAIHTDGKVKDPVGVLLEVKRPSNKNEMITEEDFNRKAMHEAVLYYLEQRIEEDNEDLKHIVITDTLNWFVFDAQEFERCYYRPSALKKVYKSWKTDQKVSSNKDFMYDKIGDFIDSQDTTLRGLHLDLQSYEKYLKAKEDSEPEKKLIPLFKFFSPTQLLKEPFANDSNTLNREFYRELLYILGLEETTKSNTRYIERASEDKRHPGSFIENTIRILDAEDHLSTVREPKVKYGSDRDEQLFNVALELSIIWMNRVLFLKLLEAQLFRYHRQDKKFKFLKSKTIDGYDELNKLFFQVLARREADRTEDINEKFGHIPYLNSSLFDPSSLEHQSVFISNLDDKKTLPVYSKSVLKDRRGDEINTLEYLFEFLDAYDFAAEGGEEIQEEHKSLINASVLGLIFEKINGYKDGSYFTPGFITEYMARETLRKAVTDKFAQHWDEEYLSFDDIYNRIGRADTDIEKANEIVNSITICDPAVGSGHFLVSCLNELLAIKSDLGILTDRDGKRLRDVKVEVENDELIVTYSDEELFEYDVSHTWHGSHLAKRKISANRQRIQKALFHEKRHIIENCLFGVDINSNSVKICRLRLWIELLKNTYYTEKSDYHELEVLPNIDINIKTGNSLVSRFDLDSDLSSVFKDSDHSLQDYKEAVHSYKQTGDRSEKKRLQKLINNIKDEYSTTLLNNDPIYEKLSKQRGRLDLMQNADLFGEKKFSKKDIKKQEKKVKKVEKEIEEQESGVFYNQAFEWRFEFPEVLNKEGQFTGFDVVIGNPPYVPSKSASLTDPLKSYYNSEYSTTEYQLNTFGLFIELGIRLIRKLGCYSMIVPNYWLSTRYDKKLRNHIFIENTADKLVNVHSVFEDAVVETLLLFGKKNTRNLPKRIELLSLDEKYNGNSIKEEVDSGSIFDFQEIRIIEKEDEFEQLTFKKRLNLESNNQLGNFFDFSFGLKPYQVGKGNPPQTQEDVNQKNYNSDSQKTEDHKQFLKAKNVDTLAVKGEIEFLKYGEHLAEPRSMDLFSGERIVLGRIISGERIKAIYLDDEILCNTDLITLKPKRDLSADFVRFLLGIVVSQLTKYYLISTNINLDRKAYPKINTKTLKDFPIPPYTENSVKNISRAVEKAQNEDGQKINYLAEIDRMVYKVYGLDEEDVEIVEESVSS, encoded by the coding sequence ATGCAATTAGAGACGAAATCACTGCGAAAAAGTATTAATAAGGCTTTTCTCAAAGAGACGGTTGATCGCTCCTCCTTTAATAACTTTAAGGCAGAGCTGGGGCAGCTACTCAAAAATATTGACTCTGCAAAAAAGAAAGATGAACACGAAGAGCATTTTAAAAACCTGCTTGTTCCTTTTCTTAATGAAGTCGGCTTTGATGACTACTACATCAATACCAGTGTACGGATTGACCTGGCTATCCATACCGATGGAAAGGTCAAAGATCCTGTTGGTGTCTTGTTGGAGGTGAAGCGTCCTTCCAACAAAAATGAGATGATTACCGAGGAGGACTTCAACCGGAAGGCGATGCATGAGGCTGTTCTCTATTACCTGGAGCAGCGCATCGAGGAGGACAATGAGGATCTAAAGCATATTGTCATAACGGATACCCTAAACTGGTTTGTGTTTGATGCCCAGGAGTTTGAGCGGTGCTATTACCGGCCATCTGCATTGAAGAAGGTCTATAAGAGTTGGAAGACTGATCAGAAGGTCTCCTCCAATAAAGATTTCATGTATGACAAGATTGGAGATTTTATAGACAGCCAGGATACCACACTTAGAGGATTGCATCTTGATCTGCAATCATACGAAAAGTACTTAAAGGCAAAGGAAGACAGCGAGCCGGAGAAAAAACTGATCCCGCTGTTCAAGTTCTTTTCGCCCACCCAGTTGCTTAAAGAACCCTTTGCCAATGACAGCAATACCCTGAACCGGGAGTTCTATCGGGAGCTGCTCTATATCCTTGGTCTGGAAGAGACCACCAAGAGCAATACACGCTACATAGAGCGGGCCAGTGAAGACAAGCGACATCCAGGATCCTTTATTGAAAATACCATCCGGATACTGGATGCGGAAGACCATCTGAGTACGGTACGTGAGCCCAAGGTGAAATATGGATCTGACCGTGACGAGCAGCTATTCAATGTTGCTCTGGAGCTGAGCATTATCTGGATGAACCGAGTACTGTTTCTCAAGCTGTTGGAAGCCCAACTGTTTCGTTATCACCGGCAGGACAAGAAGTTTAAATTTCTGAAATCCAAAACCATTGATGGGTATGATGAGCTGAATAAACTGTTCTTCCAGGTCTTGGCGCGCCGTGAGGCTGACCGGACCGAGGACATAAATGAAAAGTTCGGCCATATACCCTATTTGAATAGCTCCTTATTTGATCCTTCTTCTCTGGAGCATCAATCCGTTTTTATTTCAAACCTGGATGATAAAAAGACGCTGCCGGTCTATAGCAAAAGTGTATTGAAAGATCGGCGCGGGGATGAGATCAATACTCTTGAATACCTGTTTGAGTTCCTGGATGCCTACGACTTTGCCGCAGAAGGAGGAGAAGAGATTCAGGAAGAACACAAGTCCTTAATTAATGCTTCTGTACTGGGCCTGATCTTTGAAAAGATCAATGGGTACAAGGATGGGTCATACTTCACTCCTGGTTTTATTACTGAGTATATGGCGAGGGAAACCCTTAGGAAAGCTGTAACGGACAAGTTTGCCCAGCACTGGGATGAGGAATATTTATCTTTCGATGATATATACAACCGGATAGGTCGAGCAGATACCGATATTGAAAAGGCCAACGAAATAGTAAACAGTATCACGATTTGTGATCCAGCGGTAGGTTCCGGTCATTTCTTGGTCTCTTGCTTGAATGAATTGCTGGCCATTAAGTCGGACCTGGGAATTTTAACTGACCGGGATGGTAAGCGGCTTCGTGATGTCAAGGTTGAGGTAGAAAATGACGAGCTGATCGTCACCTACAGTGATGAAGAACTCTTTGAATACGATGTATCACATACTTGGCACGGCAGTCATCTTGCAAAACGTAAAATTTCAGCTAATCGGCAGCGTATACAAAAAGCGTTGTTTCATGAAAAGCGACACATCATCGAGAACTGCTTGTTTGGAGTGGACATTAATTCCAACTCGGTGAAAATCTGCCGGTTACGTCTCTGGATTGAGCTTCTCAAAAATACGTACTATACAGAAAAAAGTGATTACCATGAATTAGAGGTCCTACCTAATATTGATATTAATATTAAAACGGGTAATTCCCTCGTTAGCCGGTTTGATTTAGACAGTGATCTGAGTTCCGTTTTTAAAGATAGTGACCATAGCTTACAAGATTATAAGGAGGCCGTTCACAGCTATAAGCAAACCGGAGATCGATCTGAAAAAAAGCGTTTACAGAAGCTGATAAACAATATTAAGGATGAGTATAGTACTACACTGCTTAACAATGATCCGATCTACGAAAAGCTTTCTAAGCAGCGTGGGCGGCTGGACCTCATGCAAAATGCTGATCTGTTTGGAGAAAAAAAGTTTTCAAAGAAAGATATTAAAAAGCAGGAAAAGAAGGTTAAAAAGGTTGAGAAAGAGATAGAAGAGCAGGAAAGTGGTGTTTTCTATAACCAGGCCTTTGAGTGGCGTTTTGAATTTCCAGAGGTGCTCAATAAAGAGGGGCAGTTTACTGGATTTGATGTTGTGATTGGGAATCCTCCGTATGTACCTTCAAAGTCGGCTTCACTAACAGACCCTCTCAAAAGCTATTATAATTCGGAATATTCAACTACTGAATATCAGCTTAATACATTCGGACTATTTATTGAGTTAGGGATACGATTAATAAGAAAGTTGGGATGTTATTCTATGATTGTGCCCAATTATTGGTTGTCTACCAGATATGATAAGAAACTTCGAAATCATATTTTTATAGAAAATACAGCAGATAAACTCGTAAATGTACATAGCGTTTTTGAGGATGCTGTCGTAGAAACATTACTTTTATTCGGTAAGAAAAATACGAGAAACCTCCCTAAACGTATCGAGTTATTGTCTCTTGATGAAAAATATAATGGCAATAGTATTAAAGAAGAAGTTGATAGTGGTTCAATATTTGATTTCCAGGAGATACGTATAATCGAAAAGGAAGATGAGTTTGAACAGCTAACTTTCAAAAAACGATTGAATCTGGAAAGTAATAACCAATTAGGGAACTTTTTTGATTTTAGTTTCGGTCTTAAACCGTATCAAGTTGGAAAGGGTAATCCCCCACAAACACAAGAGGATGTTAATCAAAAGAATTATAATTCCGATTCTCAGAAAACAGAGGATCATAAACAATTTTTAAAAGCGAAAAATGTAGATACTCTGGCAGTCAAAGGTGAAATAGAGTTCTTAAAATATGGTGAGCATTTAGCCGAACCTCGTTCAATGGATTTATTTTCGGGTGAGAGAATAGTTTTAGGAAGGATAATATCAGGTGAGAGGATAAAAGCAATCTATTTGGATGATGAAATATTGTGTAATACCGATTTGATTACGTTAAAACCTAAAAGAGATTTGAGTGCTGATTTCGTAAGGTTTTTATTGGGAATCGTTGTATCCCAATTGACTAAATATTATCTGATAAGCACTAATATTAATTTAGATAGGAAAGCATATCCTAAAATTAATACTAAGACCCTTAAAGATTTTCCAATACCTCCCTATACTGAAAACAGCGTGAAAAACATATCGAGAGCTGTAGAGAAAGCTCAAAATGAAGATGGACAAAAGATCAATTATTTAGCTGAAATTGATAGGATGGTATACAAAGTATATGGTCTTGATGAGGAAGATGTTGAGATTGTGGAGGAGAGTGTAAGTAGCTAG